In the Nicotiana tabacum cultivar K326 chromosome 16, ASM71507v2, whole genome shotgun sequence genome, one interval contains:
- the LOC107797615 gene encoding UPF0481 protein At3g47200-like codes for MEDTCIDDNAFAQMMLLDACFVLNFIEFITQRSHNNYYKGDTFFWHLGYGVLSLVRRDMFLLENQVPFGILKLLFNLRYGGCGFEEMLKSYSCLIFFGQLDSRNNVLMEPQPSHLLEFLRRALVSGSDQRLKQSHRCFKNNSSSNENRPTITCPVVFRPMMELISKCIDRCNKKEGNPMVTESSDMFHSVMDLKSKGVRFMPSGFGSFKAVRFTSHCYYATLSLPCWYVSEYTRVFFRNMIAYESCPGNPCDCSVSAYIYFMKTLVLSPNDAKELRENKIIFNHLGSDEEVVQVFRALKTYVHVVSNYKDVKEQIGEHCNRKSQTWIAQLLDTYFTSPWSLLALFAATALLFFTLLQTYYASPFNSHAKGS; via the coding sequence ATGGAAGATACATGTATTGACGACAATGCTTTTGCTCAAATGATGCTTCTTGATGCATGTTTCGTTCTAAATTTTATCGAGTTCATAACCCAGAGGTCGCACAATAATTACTATAAAGGTGACACTTTTTTTTGGCATCTTGGTTATGGAGTTCTTTCTCTTGTTCGACGTGATATGTTTTTGCTTGAAAATCAGGTTCCTTTTGGGATTCTCAAACTCTTGTTTAATTTGAGATATGGTGGATGTGGATTTGAAGAGATGTTGAAAAGCTATTCTTGTCTAATTTTTTTCGGCCAACTAGATTCCAGAAATAATGTGTTGATGGAGCCACAACCCTCTCACCTTTTGGAATTTCTTCGAAGAGCGCTTGTCAGTGGTAGCGATCAACGTCTTAAACAATCCCACCGTTGTTTCAagaataatagtagtagtaatgaaaaCAGACCGACAATTACATGTCCCGTGGTGTTCCGTCCAATGATGGAACTTATATCAAAATGCATTGATCGATGTAACAAGAAAGAAGGCAACCCGATGGTAACAGAATCATCCGATATGTTTCATTCAGTAATGGATCTGAAATCAAAGGGTGTTCGTTTTATGCCAAGCGGGTTCGGTTCTTTTAAGGCTGTAAGGTTTACGTCTCATTGTTACTATGCGACACTCTCACTTCCATGTTGGTATGTATCTGAGTATACTAGAGTATTTTTCCGGAACATGATAGCTTATGAGAGCTGTCCAGGTAATCCTTGTGATTGCTCTGTGTCTGCTTACATATATTTCATGAAAACACTTGTGCTTTCACCGAATGATGCGAAAGAGCTACGAGAAAACAAGATTATATTCAACCATCTGGGAAGTGACGAAGAAGTGGTACAAGTCTTTAGAGCATTGAAAACTTATGTACATGTGGTAAGTAATTACAAGGATGTCAAAGAGCAAATCGGAGAGCACTGTAACAGAAAGTCGCAGACTTGGATTGCTCAACTGTTAGATACCTATTTTACAAGTCCCTGGTCTCTACTCGCTTTGTTTGCTGCTACTGCCCTCCTTTTCTTTACTTTACTTCAGACCTACTATGCATCTCCATTTAATTCTCACGCGAAAGGATCTTGA